A DNA window from Nitrospirota bacterium contains the following coding sequences:
- a CDS encoding murein transglycosylase domain-containing protein, whose product MTASLSSLLIVTLALTASGCESTDQTLGAAKRIATGQTGQTIIDLAQGKDPAQIAKKRLEQYARNPNALLKDLQEAKKDLEAILTALGVNVGKTWGKEEVKLPEQKKYVKYTQNYKSRAIVDFDAGEILIETLDEQDPQRSLKNAVVTTILTPEDPRAVDLFSDKEIVLTGDKAPYLFDLVHDQQNKPVRTPTEAESFATYLLEKKSATRAIDQEGTKKTAHFVKIAMVPNLAVKQADKYRTLVHQFAQQYHISPSLVFAIIRTESNFNPFAVSSAPAYGLMQLVPTSGGREAYRKAKGQDVSPSRDYLFNPANNVELGAAYLNVLMFNQLEPVTHNVSREYCVIAAYNTGPSNVFRTFSRDRTAAVNQINSLQPSGVYAQLHQHLPYEETRHYLEKVTGYRKYFVSSSEISAQ is encoded by the coding sequence ATGACTGCTTCTCTCTCCTCACTATTGATCGTCACCCTCGCCTTGACCGCATCCGGCTGTGAGTCGACCGACCAAACCCTCGGTGCCGCAAAACGAATCGCCACGGGCCAAACCGGCCAGACCATCATCGATCTCGCTCAGGGAAAAGATCCGGCACAGATCGCCAAGAAGCGTCTTGAGCAATATGCGCGCAATCCCAATGCGTTGCTCAAAGACCTACAGGAGGCCAAGAAAGACCTAGAGGCCATCCTGACCGCCCTCGGAGTGAATGTCGGAAAGACCTGGGGCAAGGAAGAGGTCAAACTCCCCGAGCAGAAAAAATATGTGAAGTACACGCAGAACTATAAGAGTCGGGCCATCGTCGACTTCGATGCGGGCGAGATCCTGATCGAGACGCTGGACGAGCAAGACCCTCAGCGCAGTCTCAAGAATGCCGTGGTCACGACGATCCTGACCCCGGAAGATCCCCGAGCGGTCGATTTATTTTCCGACAAAGAAATCGTCCTCACCGGCGACAAGGCCCCCTACCTCTTCGACCTCGTCCACGATCAGCAGAATAAACCGGTGCGCACGCCGACAGAAGCGGAGTCCTTCGCGACCTATCTCCTTGAAAAGAAATCTGCCACCAGGGCGATCGACCAGGAGGGGACCAAGAAGACGGCCCACTTCGTCAAAATTGCGATGGTGCCCAATCTTGCGGTGAAGCAGGCGGACAAATACCGGACGCTGGTTCACCAGTTCGCGCAGCAATATCACATCAGCCCCAGCCTGGTCTTCGCCATCATCCGCACCGAGAGCAACTTCAATCCCTTTGCCGTCAGCTCGGCTCCGGCCTATGGGCTCATGCAACTGGTCCCCACCAGCGGAGGACGCGAAGCCTACCGCAAAGCGAAAGGCCAGGACGTGTCCCCCTCGCGGGATTACCTCTTCAACCCGGCCAACAACGTCGAGCTGGGCGCCGCCTATTTGAATGTCTTGATGTTCAATCAGCTGGAGCCAGTCACACACAACGTGTCGCGCGAATACTGCGTGATCGCCGCCTACAACACCGGTCCGAGCAACGTGTTCCGCACCTTCTCACGCGACCGCACGGCTGCCGTCAACCAGATCAACAGCCTTCAGCCATCCGGCGTCTACGCCCAATTACACCAGCACCTGCCCTACGAAGAAACCCGCCATTACCTGGAGAAGGTGACCGGCTACCGCAAATACTTCGTCAGCTCGTCCGAGATTTCTGCTCAGTAG